A single region of the Biomaibacter acetigenes genome encodes:
- a CDS encoding putative hydro-lyase, protein MDVKNDLSKIGANDARKLIRERKWSGPTCGLALGYTQANLVILPKELAYDFLLFAYRNPKPCPILDVTDIGSHEPRGVAPGADLRTDIPKYRIYRKGQLELEVNDITSYWRDDFVAFLLGCSFTFEKALLENDIPVRHIEQGRNVPMYITSIQTRPAGVFRGNMVVSMRPIPQDLVIRAVQVTSRFPAVHGAPVHIGEPSKIGIKSLDRPDFGDAVEIRDGEVPMFWACGVTPQAVAMKSKPEIMITHSPGHMFITDVKDEQLSVF, encoded by the coding sequence GTGGATGTTAAAAATGATTTGTCAAAAATAGGGGCAAATGATGCTCGTAAGCTTATTCGTGAAAGAAAATGGTCAGGGCCTACCTGTGGCTTAGCCCTGGGATATACCCAGGCAAATCTGGTTATACTCCCAAAAGAGTTAGCCTATGATTTTCTGCTTTTCGCCTATCGCAATCCAAAGCCCTGTCCCATCCTGGATGTTACCGATATAGGGAGCCATGAGCCCAGAGGTGTGGCGCCGGGTGCGGATCTTCGCACCGATATACCGAAATACCGAATTTATAGAAAAGGCCAACTGGAACTGGAAGTAAATGATATAACGAGCTACTGGCGGGATGATTTTGTGGCATTTCTTCTGGGGTGTAGTTTCACCTTTGAAAAGGCTCTGCTGGAAAACGACATACCGGTGAGACATATAGAGCAGGGCAGGAATGTGCCTATGTATATAACCAGCATTCAGACCCGACCCGCTGGAGTCTTCCGCGGAAATATGGTGGTGAGCATGAGACCCATTCCACAGGACCTGGTTATAAGAGCAGTCCAGGTGACATCCAGATTCCCGGCGGTCCATGGCGCTCCTGTCCATATAGGGGAGCCGTCAAAGATTGGTATCAAATCGTTGGATAGGCCGGATTTTGGAGATGCTGTTGAGATAAGGGATGGGGAAGTTCCCATGTTCTGGGCTTGCGGTGTCACACCCCAGGCGGTGGCTATGAAATCCAAGCCCGAAATAATGATTACCCATTCGCCGGGTCACATGTTTATAACAGATGTAAAAGATGAACAGTTGAGTGTTTTTTAA
- a CDS encoding sodium:solute symporter family protein — translation MNQSVLFMLFFLVYTFLMIYSGRSGFYDTYNVRDFFVAGNSLGVFLSTATFVATWFSAASFLGLGSSLYIYGVSSIIYSILQWFAGAIFLFFLASRIKDYDILTFSEFFYVRFNSRLMQFSVAFLMIVSYILYITMQIKGFGLVTEMLLNIPYDAAILLVYLYILYTTFGGLYSVVKTDAVNTFIIVAASISFGLFIIRANHGVANIIAGAANINTLPVSGWETPTPRGGLLDISCGGLQPPIYLFTSFFGWGLGLAANPQYAIRMISARDKSVARKMVIFSIAVLSVVYAFIIAGSIGLRVLIPTAPHINNIDEIIPSLFSGIAPGYSVGIILIGIIAASVSTANSELLLIANSFTNDIFKNLYFGQLDDDRMLFLNRVVIAAAGTVSLILSFNPPIKVIEFGGNIWGVFASSTFIPLYAGVFMKKASGHAVEAAFFAGLTSYLLFLATIPYLANSTPNNIHPGLFAFAVSGLAFIIAQRRSNDAKH, via the coding sequence ATGAATCAATCTGTGCTGTTCATGCTTTTCTTTCTTGTTTATACTTTTTTAATGATATATTCGGGAAGAAGCGGTTTTTACGACACATACAATGTAAGAGATTTCTTTGTGGCCGGCAATTCCCTGGGGGTTTTCCTGAGCACCGCCACTTTTGTGGCCACATGGTTCAGTGCAGCTTCGTTTCTCGGCCTCGGAAGCTCCCTGTATATTTACGGCGTGTCATCAATAATTTACAGTATATTGCAGTGGTTTGCCGGAGCGATTTTTCTCTTTTTTCTTGCTTCCCGCATAAAGGATTATGACATTCTGACTTTTTCGGAGTTTTTCTATGTCAGGTTTAACTCCAGATTGATGCAGTTTTCAGTGGCATTTTTGATGATAGTATCCTATATCCTATATATAACCATGCAGATAAAAGGCTTCGGCCTGGTGACGGAAATGTTGCTGAACATCCCCTACGATGCTGCCATCCTTCTGGTGTATCTTTATATCCTCTATACCACCTTCGGCGGCCTGTATTCCGTTGTAAAAACCGATGCCGTAAATACGTTCATCATAGTTGCGGCTTCAATATCTTTCGGCCTTTTTATCATCCGGGCAAATCACGGTGTTGCAAACATCATTGCCGGTGCGGCAAATATTAATACTTTGCCCGTGTCGGGATGGGAAACCCCCACCCCCAGGGGCGGCCTTCTGGATATCTCCTGCGGCGGGCTGCAGCCTCCAATATACCTTTTTACCTCCTTTTTCGGCTGGGGCCTGGGCCTGGCCGCAAATCCTCAATACGCCATAAGAATGATATCGGCAAGGGATAAATCCGTGGCAAGAAAAATGGTCATATTTTCCATAGCCGTTCTTTCGGTAGTATATGCCTTTATTATCGCGGGTTCCATCGGTCTCAGAGTTTTGATTCCCACCGCCCCACATATAAACAATATAGACGAGATAATTCCATCGCTCTTTTCCGGCATTGCCCCCGGCTATTCCGTTGGGATTATATTAATAGGAATCATAGCGGCGTCGGTCTCCACTGCCAATTCCGAGCTCCTGCTTATTGCCAACAGTTTTACAAACGACATATTCAAAAATTTGTATTTCGGACAACTGGATGACGACAGAATGTTATTTTTAAACCGTGTGGTCATAGCCGCAGCCGGCACCGTATCCCTGATCCTTTCCTTTAACCCGCCGATTAAGGTAATAGAATTCGGCGGAAACATCTGGGGAGTTTTCGCCAGTTCGACCTTTATCCCCCTTTATGCCGGGGTATTCATGAAAAAAGCATCCGGACATGCTGTGGAAGCCGCTTTTTTCGCCGGGCTGACATCATATTTGCTCTTTCTTGCGACCATACCTTACCTCGCAAATTCGACGCCGAACAATATCCATCCGGGCCTGTTTGCCTTTGCGGTATCCGGCCTGGCGTTCATTATAGCGCAAAGGAGGTCAAATGATGCGAAGCATTGA
- a CDS encoding biotin-dependent carboxyltransferase family protein, translating into MECFKVINPGLFTSVQDMGRFGYESQGVPVSGAMDEFAFRVANILVGNVENAPVLEITLMGPSLEVLQDTAVAITGAWINPLVNGVERPCWSSFPVRKGETLSFAPVKTGCRAYMAVSGGFDGDVVMGSVSTYTRGSIGGIKGRRLEKGDVLSLKRHTLFTHFFKVNEKYIPHYSAEEEIRIVPGPQHDYFSREVIELFLNSTYTITKDSDRMGYRLDGPAIKAKEKHDIITDGIMPGAVQIPGNGKPIIMLKDAQTTGGYAKIATVISIDLSKLAQLKPGDRIKFRAISVEEAHQLLKEKEEVLNKIKETLVPSRYFDVTVNGRVFNVNIDILK; encoded by the coding sequence ATGGAATGTTTTAAAGTTATAAATCCCGGACTTTTTACGAGCGTACAGGACATGGGCAGGTTCGGATATGAAAGCCAGGGAGTGCCGGTTTCCGGTGCCATGGATGAGTTTGCCTTCCGGGTGGCCAACATACTGGTGGGAAATGTCGAAAATGCCCCGGTTCTGGAAATAACCCTCATGGGTCCTAGCCTCGAAGTCCTGCAGGACACGGCGGTGGCGATAACGGGTGCATGGATAAATCCCCTGGTAAATGGCGTGGAAAGGCCCTGTTGGTCGTCGTTTCCTGTGAGGAAGGGTGAAACCCTCTCTTTTGCTCCAGTGAAAACGGGTTGCAGGGCGTACATGGCTGTTTCGGGCGGATTTGATGGTGACGTGGTTATGGGGAGCGTCTCTACATATACCAGGGGCAGCATTGGGGGCATAAAGGGGAGGCGGCTGGAAAAAGGGGATGTATTATCGCTGAAGCGGCATACACTTTTTACACATTTTTTTAAAGTAAACGAAAAATATATTCCCCATTATTCTGCTGAAGAAGAAATACGGATAGTTCCGGGCCCTCAACACGATTATTTTTCCAGGGAGGTCATTGAACTTTTCTTGAATTCCACCTATACTATCACAAAAGACTCCGATAGGATGGGCTACAGACTTGATGGTCCTGCAATAAAGGCGAAAGAAAAGCATGACATAATTACTGACGGTATCATGCCCGGAGCAGTACAGATACCGGGCAATGGGAAGCCCATAATAATGCTCAAAGATGCCCAGACCACTGGCGGCTATGCAAAAATCGCCACAGTAATTTCCATTGACCTATCTAAACTTGCCCAGTTAAAACCGGGAGATAGGATAAAGTTCAGGGCTATCAGTGTTGAAGAAGCCCATCAATTGTTGAAAGAAAAGGAAGAAGTTTTAAATAAAATAAAAGAAACACTTGTACCGTCGAGGTATTTTGATGTGACTGTTAATGGTAGAGTGTTTAATGTAAACATTGATATTTTGAAATAG
- a CDS encoding LamB/YcsF family protein, which produces MAVVDLNSDIGESFGAYRIGMDDEIVKYVSSANIACGFHAGDPVVMERTVGLCEKNGAAVGAHPGFPDLMGFGRRNMDISLSDIKSYIIYQIGALKAFAESHGMKLQHVKAHGALYNMAAADEKLADAIAQAIASVDKNLICVAMANTAMQKAAEKAGLKFACEVFADRNVNPDGTLVSRKLPNAMIHDEDLACRRVLRMVKEGMVEAVDGSHIKVRADTICVHGDNPQAVEFALRLRKVLEENGVKIAPMASFL; this is translated from the coding sequence ATGGCAGTCGTGGATTTGAACAGCGATATAGGGGAAAGCTTTGGAGCGTACCGGATAGGCATGGATGATGAAATTGTAAAATACGTTTCATCCGCAAACATAGCCTGCGGGTTTCATGCGGGAGACCCGGTGGTGATGGAAAGGACTGTGGGATTATGCGAAAAAAACGGCGCGGCTGTCGGAGCGCATCCCGGTTTTCCAGACCTCATGGGTTTCGGCAGGAGGAACATGGACATTTCCCTATCGGACATAAAAAGCTACATAATATATCAAATAGGCGCATTGAAAGCCTTTGCGGAAAGTCATGGAATGAAATTGCAGCATGTGAAAGCCCACGGCGCTCTGTACAACATGGCCGCCGCAGACGAGAAGCTGGCCGATGCCATTGCTCAAGCTATAGCTTCGGTGGATAAGAATCTCATATGTGTGGCTATGGCAAATACCGCCATGCAGAAAGCGGCCGAGAAAGCGGGGTTAAAGTTTGCCTGCGAGGTGTTTGCCGACAGGAATGTCAACCCCGACGGGACACTGGTTTCCAGAAAGTTGCCCAATGCCATGATACATGACGAAGACCTTGCCTGCAGGAGAGTATTGAGAATGGTAAAAGAGGGTATGGTGGAGGCGGTGGATGGCAGCCATATAAAAGTCAGGGCCGACACCATATGCGTCCATGGAGACAACCCACAGGCTGTAGAATTTGCACTAAGATTAAGAAAAGTCCTGGAGGAAAATGGCGTAAAAATTGCTCCAATGGCCAGTTTCTTATAA
- a CDS encoding type II toxin-antitoxin system VapC family toxin, protein MKKYLIDTNIFIDHLKGKEPAKKTLKSLSEAGEVYYSVVTRIELLAGIREKEIEDVEYLLEIYKEKDVNREIGERAGRYMHDFFKSHALNIGDAIIAATADYLDAELITLNIKHFPMKDIKIKKPY, encoded by the coding sequence ATGAAGAAATATCTGATTGATACAAATATATTTATTGACCATTTAAAAGGAAAAGAACCTGCAAAAAAAACATTAAAAAGCTTATCAGAAGCCGGAGAAGTTTATTACTCAGTAGTAACAAGAATCGAATTATTGGCAGGTATTAGAGAAAAAGAAATCGAAGATGTTGAATATTTACTGGAGATTTATAAAGAAAAGGATGTTAATCGCGAAATCGGGGAAAGAGCAGGAAGATACATGCATGACTTTTTTAAATCTCATGCCCTGAATATCGGTGATGCAATAATCGCTGCGACGGCTGATTACCTTGATGCAGAATTGATAACGCTTAATATAAAACATTTTCCGATGAAGGACATCAAAATAAAGAAACCTTACTAA
- a CDS encoding NRAMP family divalent metal transporter, with protein MEKKPYSLSMLVGAAFLMATSAIGPGFLTQTAVFTQKYLASFSAIILITIIVDIIVQINIWRIIVAAGKRGQEIANDVLPGLGYFISLIVMIGGIAFNIGNIAGTGMGLNTLFGIDARVGAAISGIICILIFLSKEIGNAMDRFAQILGVLMILLAVYVAAAAHPPLAQAAVQTFAPSKFEFLPMITLIGGSVGGYITFAGGHRLIEGNMKGGAAVGEATKSATLGILVAGIMRYALFFGALGIALKGIKFDPVNPAATPFLNVAGTVGYKIFGLVLWSAAATSVVGCSFTSLSFIKTFFKPVEEHFSKFIIGFIVFCTLFFILVGKPVTLLILAGAINGLILPLTLGSMLLACRNKKIVGDYHHPTLLIVLGILVFILTLYGGISSLSGINQLFK; from the coding sequence TTGGAAAAAAAGCCGTATTCATTAAGTATGCTGGTAGGTGCAGCTTTTCTCATGGCCACATCGGCCATAGGCCCGGGTTTTTTAACACAGACCGCCGTGTTTACTCAGAAATATCTGGCCAGCTTTAGTGCAATAATACTCATCACAATTATAGTAGACATTATAGTCCAGATAAACATATGGCGCATTATTGTGGCTGCGGGCAAGCGCGGTCAGGAAATAGCAAATGATGTCCTGCCGGGCCTCGGCTATTTCATATCGCTCATTGTCATGATAGGGGGAATTGCTTTCAATATAGGAAATATTGCCGGAACCGGCATGGGCTTGAATACCCTTTTCGGTATTGACGCCCGCGTAGGTGCCGCCATTTCCGGCATCATCTGCATACTAATATTCTTATCGAAAGAAATCGGAAACGCCATGGACAGGTTCGCCCAGATCCTGGGCGTTTTGATGATCCTGCTGGCCGTTTATGTGGCCGCGGCAGCGCACCCTCCACTGGCTCAGGCGGCAGTTCAGACCTTTGCCCCGAGCAAATTTGAATTTCTGCCCATGATAACGCTCATAGGTGGATCGGTGGGCGGGTACATCACATTTGCCGGGGGTCACAGGCTGATCGAAGGCAATATGAAAGGCGGCGCAGCGGTGGGAGAAGCCACCAAAAGCGCCACTCTGGGAATTCTGGTGGCGGGCATAATGAGATACGCACTCTTTTTTGGCGCTCTGGGAATAGCCTTGAAGGGTATTAAATTTGATCCGGTAAATCCGGCCGCAACACCCTTTTTAAATGTGGCAGGCACGGTGGGTTACAAGATTTTTGGCCTGGTGCTCTGGTCGGCTGCCGCCACCTCCGTCGTTGGCTGTTCTTTCACTTCCCTTTCTTTTATAAAAACCTTTTTCAAACCGGTAGAAGAACACTTTTCTAAATTCATTATAGGTTTTATAGTCTTTTGTACACTGTTCTTTATACTGGTAGGAAAACCTGTAACCCTCTTGATACTAGCAGGAGCCATAAACGGTTTAATCCTCCCGCTCACTCTGGGTTCCATGCTCCTGGCCTGCAGGAATAAAAAGATAGTGGGTGATTATCATCATCCAACACTGTTAATCGTCCTTGGTATACTGGTCTTCATACTGACGCTGTATGGCGGAATCAGTTCGTTATCAGGTATCAATCAGCTCTTCAAATAG
- the pxpB gene encoding 5-oxoprolinase subunit PxpB — MYKIPRILPAGDKAVVVEYGNEISEECNKRVLNLYSALKRQDVTGITSIIPTYRSLLIKYEPLKLTVDDLTALIAKSDMSTSVEEFKPKVIEIPVAYGGDFGPDLEFVAEYHNMTPEEVIKIHTGSAYRIYMLGFTMGFAYLGGMSEKIATPRLEKPRTEIPAGSVGIAGSQTGIYPVTSPGGWRLIGKTPVKLYDPHREKPILLEAGNYIKFVRITPDEFHEIEQQVNRNAYEVKTYNYDG; from the coding sequence ATGTATAAAATACCGAGAATTCTGCCGGCCGGGGACAAAGCCGTAGTGGTGGAATACGGGAACGAGATATCCGAGGAATGCAATAAGAGGGTGCTGAACCTTTATAGCGCCCTGAAAAGACAGGATGTTACAGGTATTACATCAATTATTCCTACGTATCGGTCTCTTCTCATAAAATACGAGCCACTCAAACTTACGGTCGATGACCTGACAGCATTGATAGCCAAAAGTGACATGTCCACTAGCGTGGAGGAATTCAAACCAAAGGTCATCGAGATTCCGGTAGCCTATGGCGGCGATTTTGGGCCGGACCTTGAATTTGTGGCGGAATATCACAATATGACTCCGGAAGAAGTAATAAAAATCCATACCGGGAGCGCCTACAGGATCTATATGCTCGGCTTTACCATGGGTTTTGCATATCTTGGAGGCATGTCGGAAAAAATAGCCACACCCCGCCTCGAAAAACCCAGGACTGAGATTCCGGCAGGTTCGGTGGGGATTGCGGGTAGTCAGACCGGTATATATCCTGTCACGAGCCCCGGGGGGTGGAGACTCATAGGTAAGACGCCGGTTAAACTTTATGACCCTCACAGGGAAAAACCCATTTTACTGGAAGCCGGCAATTACATAAAGTTTGTGAGGATAACTCCAGATGAATTTCATGAGATAGAGCAGCAAGTCAACAGAAACGCCTATGAAGTGAAAACCTATAATTATGACGGGTAG
- a CDS encoding sensor histidine kinase, with protein MMRSIELKILVPFLAIIIISLGVVGSVSYYGSYKIFESLIKQPFYANTGINADYISNQLLELQKYTILVAIIAIIAAAQLTIFFSYSLARPIKKLAAACDEVSKGNFNITLDYSRKDEIGILKDAFIRMTAKLQEHIAKVLEITSLNQKIIDGVNYGIVVFTRGRKKLLVNRLASHEFNNYPIIREFVENLIQDFLSGKAPISSSSTMINDKNGSSKFVEYDIQPSEDNFILCFSDITEKERFKQKMEYINRLTSIGEMSAALAHEIRNPLQGIKSCLQVLETRFLSADDTSTALLNLIYGEIKRINNIISDLLNYARPSEPKPEYINLRQEIEDVLPLLAHLYNKKHISIKIDITPDCNNIFIDKSHFKQILINLLSNSIHASQENTEIVIFTTKNKDEIVLSIRDQGKGIPEEYLEKVFIPFFTTEENGTGLGLSVVQSLVLKNHGHIWIQSKSGIGTTINFAFPFDFAHFVRYYDKAIT; from the coding sequence ATGATGCGAAGCATTGAACTTAAAATTCTCGTGCCCTTTCTTGCCATCATCATTATATCGCTGGGCGTGGTCGGAAGCGTATCATATTACGGTTCCTATAAAATATTTGAATCGTTAATCAAACAGCCATTTTACGCAAATACCGGTATAAATGCTGATTATATCTCAAACCAGCTTCTGGAACTTCAAAAGTACACAATTCTTGTGGCAATAATAGCCATAATCGCTGCCGCACAGCTCACCATCTTTTTTTCATACAGTCTCGCAAGGCCTATAAAAAAGCTGGCTGCGGCATGCGATGAGGTGTCAAAGGGAAATTTTAATATAACCCTCGATTACTCTCGAAAAGATGAGATAGGGATATTGAAAGATGCATTTATTCGAATGACCGCAAAGCTACAAGAGCATATTGCAAAGGTCCTGGAGATAACTTCCCTCAACCAAAAAATCATAGATGGGGTAAATTACGGGATAGTAGTGTTCACTAGGGGCCGGAAAAAACTCCTGGTAAATCGTCTGGCTTCTCATGAATTCAATAACTATCCTATAATAAGAGAATTTGTCGAAAACTTAATACAGGATTTCCTGTCAGGAAAAGCCCCCATATCATCCAGTTCAACAATGATAAATGATAAAAATGGGTCTTCAAAATTCGTGGAATACGACATCCAGCCCTCCGAGGATAACTTCATCTTATGCTTTTCGGATATTACCGAAAAAGAGCGGTTCAAGCAAAAAATGGAATATATCAACAGGCTTACATCGATAGGGGAAATGTCTGCGGCTCTTGCTCACGAAATAAGAAACCCTCTCCAGGGCATTAAATCCTGTCTTCAGGTGCTGGAAACCAGGTTTTTAAGTGCCGATGATACTTCTACCGCCCTTTTGAACCTTATATACGGGGAAATAAAACGCATAAACAACATCATTTCAGATTTGTTAAATTATGCAAGACCATCTGAACCAAAACCAGAATATATAAACCTCAGACAAGAAATAGAGGATGTCCTGCCGCTGCTTGCTCATTTATACAATAAAAAACACATTTCCATAAAGATTGACATAACTCCAGACTGTAACAACATTTTCATAGATAAATCCCACTTCAAACAAATCCTTATAAACCTGTTGTCAAATTCTATCCATGCAAGTCAAGAAAATACTGAAATTGTAATCTTCACCACCAAAAATAAGGATGAGATAGTATTAAGCATCAGGGACCAGGGAAAGGGAATTCCGGAGGAATACCTGGAAAAGGTGTTTATTCCCTTTTTCACCACCGAGGAAAATGGAACCGGCCTTGGACTCTCAGTAGTCCAGAGCCTTGTACTAAAAAATCACGGCCACATATGGATTCAGAGCAAAAGCGGCATCGGGACCACCATCAACTTTGCTTTTCCGTTCGATTTCGCACATTTCGTGCGCTATTACGATAAAGCCATTACTTGA
- the spoIIE gene encoding stage II sporulation protein E, giving the protein MINRAHIQWQNYERARGKWKIRSLPFSESKFFLSEQLWFNVFAFLFGMASINGLYPFGLSYLATAVLHRKKFITTAIFSFLGILLAMKSPAALRYLGAMALFTLGVSFFKTRVKHRELLVGLLVFISNALAGLLYLSIMGMSPYDLLLLGMESGLACIVTFIIPGGLSWFFKVPVQEAEKSVCLAILAGVGLSIVGNFKIYGINIKNIISVLGVLIMALTGGPGAGATTGIIIGITGFSFAISPWLVAILAFSGLVAGTFNKMGKPGVILGFVLGYVLYNLYVNSMGESLIPWTALAVSCGILLMLPAGFLKKLDIYLNETAAQSLKNQADIIKSAGDRLYEMAVLLEELGKAFVEPLGRNNDICQGEFLDRVCQEAQQKVCSSCGLNRTCWERELARTVRSFYGLIKACEADRSVGLPHLFRVRCGKTGDIKKIIDEFSCVYNLERHMNNIAKYSREKIRACFQEAAGIVKNLVKDMPQDYTDAPIEAKLAEKFSSLGVRLERIHFQKDNCKHEISMVKSPCIGERQCEALIPRGLSEVMGKRFSIRVLDCPLKSGSSWCRLKAISEEGLGVAVGVAGAAKEGFEVSGDDFCFSELSDGRYLLALSDGMGVGDKAAKHSERTLTLLERLMEAGFDYDAALKITNSAMAASYGDESFSTVDMAVIDTYTGMTDFIKAGSAAGFVKRGFRVETIKGGSLPVGIMDEVCPRVIHRDLKSGDIVVMVTDGVIDALSGHQDGEEQLKKLLSGLRTANPQEIVDEVLKKARLGSAARDDMTVMAARLWDK; this is encoded by the coding sequence TTGATAAATAGAGCTCATATTCAATGGCAAAATTATGAAAGGGCAAGGGGAAAATGGAAAATCCGCAGCTTGCCTTTCTCAGAATCAAAGTTTTTTCTATCGGAACAGTTATGGTTCAATGTGTTTGCCTTCCTTTTCGGTATGGCATCCATCAACGGACTTTATCCTTTCGGCCTATCGTACCTGGCTACTGCAGTTCTTCATAGAAAAAAATTCATCACTACGGCCATATTTTCCTTTCTTGGGATTTTGCTGGCCATGAAAAGCCCTGCTGCCCTTCGCTATCTGGGAGCTATGGCCTTATTTACGCTGGGCGTGAGTTTCTTTAAAACGAGAGTGAAACACAGGGAGCTTCTGGTGGGTTTGCTTGTCTTCATATCCAATGCTCTGGCGGGGCTTTTGTATTTATCCATAATGGGCATGTCCCCTTATGACTTGCTGCTGCTGGGCATGGAGTCAGGCCTCGCATGTATAGTGACATTTATAATCCCCGGGGGTTTATCCTGGTTTTTTAAGGTGCCGGTTCAGGAAGCGGAAAAGAGTGTGTGCCTTGCCATTCTGGCCGGCGTCGGTCTGTCTATTGTGGGTAATTTTAAGATATATGGTATAAATATAAAAAATATCATAAGCGTGCTGGGTGTTTTGATAATGGCACTTACCGGGGGACCCGGAGCCGGTGCCACAACGGGCATAATCATAGGCATAACCGGTTTTTCCTTTGCCATCTCCCCATGGCTTGTCGCGATCCTGGCCTTTTCGGGCCTTGTGGCGGGGACTTTCAATAAAATGGGAAAGCCGGGGGTTATCCTGGGATTTGTGCTTGGCTATGTGCTATACAACCTGTATGTAAATTCCATGGGAGAGAGTTTAATTCCCTGGACGGCGCTGGCGGTTTCCTGCGGCATTTTGCTGATGCTGCCTGCCGGATTTTTGAAAAAGCTGGACATATATCTGAATGAAACAGCGGCGCAGAGTCTAAAAAATCAAGCGGATATTATAAAATCTGCGGGTGACAGGCTTTATGAAATGGCCGTCCTGCTGGAGGAGCTTGGAAAAGCTTTCGTGGAGCCCCTCGGGCGTAATAATGACATATGCCAGGGAGAATTTCTGGATAGGGTTTGCCAGGAGGCTCAGCAGAAGGTATGCTCTTCCTGCGGACTTAACAGGACTTGCTGGGAGAGGGAGCTTGCCCGCACGGTCAGGTCTTTTTACGGGCTTATCAAGGCCTGTGAGGCAGACCGTTCGGTGGGCCTCCCGCATCTTTTCAGGGTCCGGTGCGGTAAGACCGGTGACATAAAGAAAATTATCGATGAATTTAGTTGTGTCTATAATCTTGAGAGGCATATGAACAACATTGCAAAATACAGCCGGGAAAAAATCAGGGCGTGCTTCCAGGAAGCTGCCGGAATAGTTAAGAACCTGGTTAAAGATATGCCTCAGGATTATACGGATGCCCCCATTGAGGCAAAACTTGCGGAAAAGTTTTCATCCCTAGGTGTGCGCCTTGAACGCATCCATTTCCAAAAAGATAACTGTAAACATGAGATAAGTATGGTTAAATCCCCCTGTATAGGAGAAAGACAGTGCGAGGCATTGATACCCCGGGGGTTGTCGGAGGTCATGGGTAAAAGGTTCTCGATAAGGGTTCTGGATTGTCCTTTAAAAAGCGGCAGTTCCTGGTGCAGGCTTAAAGCCATTTCCGAGGAAGGGCTTGGCGTCGCCGTAGGAGTGGCCGGAGCCGCAAAAGAGGGATTTGAAGTGTCAGGTGATGACTTTTGCTTTTCGGAATTGAGTGACGGCAGATACCTGCTGGCATTGAGCGATGGCATGGGAGTTGGGGATAAAGCCGCAAAACACAGCGAGAGGACCCTGACTTTGCTGGAACGTCTGATGGAAGCGGGATTTGATTACGACGCCGCCTTGAAGATAACGAATTCGGCCATGGCTGCATCTTACGGCGATGAGAGTTTTTCCACGGTGGATATGGCCGTTATCGATACTTATACGGGCATGACCGATTTCATAAAGGCCGGTTCTGCTGCCGGTTTTGTCAAGCGTGGCTTTCGGGTTGAAACTATTAAGGGTGGAAGCCTGCCGGTAGGTATTATGGACGAAGTTTGCCCCAGGGTAATTCACAGAGATTTGAAATCTGGCGACATAGTGGTGATGGTCACCGACGGCGTAATTGACGCTCTTTCAGGGCACCAGGATGGTGAGGAGCAGCTTAAAAAGCTGCTCTCGGGACTCCGCACCGCCAATCCCCAGGAAATTGTCGATGAGGTTTTGAAAAAGGCAAGGCTGGGAAGCGCCGCCAGAGATGATATGACTGTAATGGCCGCGAGGCTTTGGGATAAATGA
- a CDS encoding CopG family transcriptional regulator: MERTQIYLTKVQKEKLKNLAKLNNMTMAECIREAINEYVEKDRMDKDIIIEKTFGLWKDRDDIGTDYIEKIRSSWNKRLEISE; the protein is encoded by the coding sequence ATGGAAAGAACTCAAATTTACCTTACAAAGGTTCAAAAAGAAAAACTAAAGAATTTGGCCAAATTGAATAATATGACCATGGCTGAATGTATAAGGGAAGCCATAAACGAATATGTAGAAAAAGATAGAATGGATAAGGATATTATCATTGAAAAAACCTTTGGCTTATGGAAAGATAGGGATGATATAGGAACAGATTATATAGAAAAGATACGAAGTTCATGGAACAAGAGACTGGAGATAAGCGAATGA